Proteins from one Sabethes cyaneus chromosome 2, idSabCyanKW18_F2, whole genome shotgun sequence genomic window:
- the LOC128737108 gene encoding tenascin-like → MLTNVALTLLIVVSCLIYCNDSQYCDRKEPGPVVKSTEVEKRMWTTVKYSCWGSTNTKSVPVQYTTNTCLLDYEMTTKRGCCDGYYSKGSDCIPVCASGCENGKCTAPDTCSCNEGYLQRNGRCVPQCTKCDNGNCVAPNQCICSAGFTKNSGYKLDANGCIPECNPACINGDCRAPADCMCFKGYQKTNESHVCNPICHPPCENGICVGVNQCECLNGYRPSNSNSHTCEPYCDPQYINVIKGVCIAPNVLRCVEGYNLQVSDDNQLNCVSKCVPECINASCTNEGVCRCNSGYQLTPGSNHECEPVCEPTCQNANCVAPNQCECETGYRKTPEHPDSCTFYCDPLIVDCSLGNCTDVDTCECQEDFELVENSDKILRCTPICESKCVNGNCVDNNLCECLPGYRLINATYCDPICEEECHSASCTGPNLCTCFEGFLAINETDCAPFCNPAIVNCTNGICTHPNVCDCSDNYHLVIRAEVSYCEPVCEELPLNSICIAPGQTRCMNGHEPGSDGYCTPVCEQDCGNGTCSAPNLCQCFPGFATDESGSCNSICETNCTVDAGICNELLCICNVGYSNSESNYYCSPVCDNCTNGYCTAPGICECLGGFEQSNHTNICEPVCNNCSGVCCIAPEICQCTEAAAASEVGKLVVPWIVLCCVTTGLLAVWMIFKFIRRASPGQSFDCTYHPTIEQTHITDIF, encoded by the exons ATGTTGACCAACGTTGCTTTAACTTTACTAATTGTCGTTAGTTGTTTGATCTACTGCAATGATAGCCAGTACTGCGATAGGAAAGAACC AGGACCTGTCGTTAAGTCCACGGAAGTGGAAAAACGAATGTGGACCACAGTGAAGTACTCCTGCTGGGGTAGTACAAATACCAAAAGTGTTCCCGTACAATATACCACAAATACCTGTCTG TTGGACTATGAGATGACAACGAAGAGGGGTTGTTGCGATGGATATTATAGTAAAGGATCGGACTGCATTCCGGTTTGCGCAAGTGGCTGCGAGAATGGTAAGTGTACGGCACCGGATACTTGCTCGTGCAATGAGGGCTATCTGCAAAGGAATGGACGGTGCGTTCCACAGTGTACGAAATGTGACAACGGAAATTGCGTTGCACCGAACCAGTGCATTTGTAGTGCCGGATTTACGAAAAACTCCGGATACAAATTGGATGCCAATGGATGTATTCCGGAATGTAATCCAGCTTGTATTAATGGGGATTGCCGTGCCCCAGCAGACTGTATGTGTTTCAAAGGTTACCAGAAAACGAATGAGTCACATGTTTGCAATCCTATTTGTCATCCGCCTTGTGAGAATGGAATTTGCGTAGGAGTAAACCAGTGTGAATGTCTAAATGGCTATCGTCCATCGAATTCCAATTCTCATACTTGCGAGCCGTATTGCGATCCACAATATATCAATGTCATAAAGGGAGTTTGTATTGCGCCGAACGTTCTTCGTTGTGTTGAAGGTTACAACTTACAAGTATCCGATGATAATCAACTCAATTGTGTTTCGAAATGTGTTCCGGAATGCATCAATGCAAGTTGCACCAACGAAGGTGTTTGCCGTTGTAATTCAGGCTATCAACTGACGCCTGGAAGTAATCATGAATGTGAACCTGTTTGTGAGCCAACATGCCAAAATGCAAATTGTGTAGCACCAAACCAGTGTGAATGTGAAACTGGCTATCGAAAAACTCCCGAACACCCGGACTCCTGTACATTTTATTGTGATCCATTAATTGTTGACTGCTCGCTCGGTAATTGTACGGACGTAGACACTTGTGAATGCCAGGAAGATTTCGAATTGGTGGAAAACTCTGACAAAATTTTACGATGTACTCCAATCTGTGAATCAAAATGTGTAAACGGAAACTGTGTAGATAATAACCTTTGTGAATGCCTACCGGGTTATAGATTGATCAACGCAACGTATTGTGATCCTATTTGTGAAGAAGAATGTCACAGTGCATCCTGTACTGGGCCAAACCTTTGCACTTGTTTTGAAGGGTTCTTAGCGATCAACGAAACTGACTGTGCACCATTTTGCAATCCGGCGATAGTGAACTGCACCAATGGAATCTGCACTCATCCGAATGTTTGTGACTGCAGCGATAATTACCATTTGGTAATTCGAGCGGAAGTCTCATACTGCGAACCTGTTTGCGAAGAACTTCCCTTGAACAGCATCTGCATTGCTCCGGGACAAACACGCTGTATGAATGGACATGAACCCGGAAGTGATGGATATTGTACTCCAGTTTGCGAACAGGATTGCGGAAATGGAACTTGTAGTGCACCGAACCTATGTCAGTGTTTCCCTGGTTTTGCGACTGACGAAAGTGGTTCGTGCAACTCGATTTGTGAAACGAATTGTACCGTGGATGCCGGAATCTGCAACGAGCTGTTGTGCATCTGTAATGTTGGTTACAGTAACAGTGAAAGTAATTACTACTGTTCACCAGTTTGCGACAACTGTACCAACGGTTATTGTACAGCTCCAGGGATCTGCGAGTGTCTTGGCGGATTTGAACAGTCTAACCATACGAATATCTGCGAGCCTGTTTGCAACAACTGCTCCGGTGTGTGCTGCATTGCTCCGGAAATCTGTCAGTGCACGGAAGCTGCCGCTGCCAGCGAAGTTGGCAAATTAGTTGTACCTTGGATAGTTTTATGCTGCGTGACAACCGGACTGTTGGCGGTGTGgatgatttttaagtttatTCGTAGAGCTTCTCCCGGACAATCCTTCGATTGTACAT ATCATCCAACCATCGAGCAAACCCACATCACCGACATTTTTTAG